The Apium graveolens cultivar Ventura chromosome 11, ASM990537v1, whole genome shotgun sequence genome has a window encoding:
- the LOC141696729 gene encoding magnesium/proton exchanger, which yields MTTAHNQTAEVTLGISNTLAHPTCESYVVFRGEATLPVWFRTFLYFLAVAYCFIGLSAITGRFFRSMENVVKQTRKVVEIDPYTKTETVRYEKVWNYTIADISLLAFGTSFPQISLATIDTIRNIGNLYAGGLGPGTLVGSAAFDLFPIHAVCVVVPKAGELKKISDLGVWLVELFWSFWAYIWLYIILEVWTPNVITLWEAALTVLQYGLLLLHAYAQDKRWQYVSLPLEKAERPDEWVPPEVDPIKDNRKFDEYLMMPEDESTGIVDIFSVHSASGTGHVYQNVFDSDVARSCEQGSKDITSEDMHLLSIWKQQFFDALMSDSSGPKNSENKYLHYARIWWQSLLAPWRFLFAVVPPYQIAHGWVAFISSLIFISGIAYIVTKLSDVISCVTGINAYVIAFTVLASGTSWPDLVASKIAAERQLTADSAIANITCSNSVNIYVGIGVPWLIDTLYNFIAYRKPLQIQNANGLSFSLLVFFATSFACIVVLVFRRLILGAELGGPRFWAWVTCAYFMLLWVIFVVVSSLKVSGII from the exons ATGACCACAGCGCATAATCAAACCGCTGAGGTCACTCTTGGAATATCTAATACACTTGCACATCCAACATGTGAATCCTACGTAGTGTTCAGGGGTGAAGCTACCCTTCCAGTTTGGTTTAGAACATTTCTGTATTTTCTTGCCGTTGCTTACTGTTTTATTGGTTTGTCAGCCATAACTGGTCGATTTTTCCGGTCTATGGAAAATGTTGTCAAGCAAACCCGTAAAGTTGTAGAGATAGATCCTTACACAAAAACAGAAACTGTGAGATACGAGAAGGTTTGGAATTACACAATTGCTGACATTAGCCTGCTGGCTTTTGGGACTAGTTTCCCTCAAATCTCTCTAGCTACTATTGACACAATACGTAATATTGGAAACTTGTACGCTGGAG GCCTGGGCCCTGGGACACTTGTTGGTTCTGCTGCGTTTGACCTGTTTCCTATCCATGCTGTTTGCGTTGTGGTTCCAAAAGCTGGAGAACTGAAAAAGATATCAGATTTAGGAGTTTGGCTTGTAGAGCTCTTTTGGTCTTTCTGGGCCTATATTTGGCTATACATTATCTTAGAG GTGTGGACACCAAATGTTATCACCCTCTGGGAGGCTGCCTTGACAGTACTGCAGTATGGGTTATTACTGCTACATGCGTATGCTCAAGACAAACGGTGGCAATATGTTTCACTTCCCCT AGAGAAAGCAGAAAGGCCAGATGAGTGGGTGCCACCTGAGGTTGATCCAATCAAAGATAACAGAAAGTTTGATGAGTATTTAATGATGCCTGAAGATGAAAGCACAGGAATTGTTGACATATTTTCCGTCCATTCAGCGAGTGGAACAG GTCATGTGTATCAAAACGTGTTTGATAGTGATGTGGCTAGATCCTGTGAACAAGGTAGCAAAGATATCACTTCCGAAGATATGCATCTTCTCTCCATATGGAAGCAGCAATTTTTCGATGCATTAATG TCGGACAGCAGTGGACCGAAAAATTCAGAGAACAAATACTTGCATTATGCTAGAATCTGGTGGCAGTCACTTCTTGCACCATGGAGATTTCTGTTTGCGGTTGTGCCTCCCTATCAGATTGCTCATGGATGGGTTGCCTTCATTTCTTCACTAATTTTTATTAGCGGGATTGCTTATATTGTCACAAAGCTCAGTGATGTAATAAGCTGTGTCACAG GAATAAATGCTTATGTCATAGCATTTACTGTATTAGCTAGTGGAACTTCATGGCCAGATTTAGTGGCAAGCAAGATTGCTGCTGAGCGTCAGCTAACAGCAGACTCGGCCATAGCAAACATTACTTGCAG CAACTCGGTGAACATATACGTGGGCATTGGTGTTCCATGGCTCATCGACACACTGTACAACTTCATAGCATACAGGAAGCCTTTACAAATCCAGAACGCCAATGGACTTAGTTTCTCTTTGCTCGTCTTTTTTGCAACTTCTTTCGCCTGTATTGTTGTTCTGGTTTTCAGGCGTCTAATATTAGGAGCGGAACTCGGAGGACCCAGATTCTGGGCGTGGGTTACATGTGCTTATTTCATGTTGCTTTGGGTTATTTTTGTTGTAGTATCATCCCTTAAAGTGTCTGGCATCATTTAA